A single window of Psychromonas ingrahamii 37 DNA harbors:
- a CDS encoding RpiB/LacA/LacB family sugar-phosphate isomerase produces MKIAMACDHSGFSLKEEVKMLLENAGHTIIDFGANNQEACDLSDHIYPAALAVAKGEAERGIFIDGVGYGSALIANKISGLYAAVCQDPFCAQLARSHSNTNILCIGAKIIGSGIAAEIVNTWMTTEFLSGDAKYKKRVDKIVEIANKHLKPL; encoded by the coding sequence ATGAAAATAGCAATGGCCTGTGACCACTCTGGTTTTAGTTTAAAAGAGGAGGTCAAAATGTTATTAGAAAATGCCGGGCATACTATTATAGATTTTGGCGCAAATAACCAGGAGGCTTGTGATTTATCCGATCATATTTACCCGGCAGCATTAGCCGTTGCTAAAGGTGAAGCTGAGCGAGGCATTTTTATTGATGGCGTCGGTTATGGCAGTGCGTTAATCGCTAATAAAATTTCGGGATTGTATGCGGCGGTCTGCCAAGACCCTTTTTGTGCGCAACTCGCACGGTCTCATTCAAACACCAATATCCTTTGTATTGGTGCCAAAATAATTGGCTCTGGTATTGCTGCTGAGATTGTCAATACCTGGATGACCACAGAATTTCTTAGCGGTGATGCAAAATATAAAAAACGTGTTGATAAAATAGTTGAAATAGCAAATAAACACCTAAAACCGTTATAA
- the fbp gene encoding class 1 fructose-bisphosphatase: MITLGEYIIKKQHESPEATGELSSILGAIRLATKVVNRDINKAGLVDIIGATGVENVQGEVQQKMDLYANDVFKAALEARGEVCGVASEEEDEFVSFNDQRCINSKYVVLMDPLDGSSNIDVNVSVGTIFSIYRRISEPGKPAILEDFLQPGTEQVAAGYVIYGSSTMLVYTTGYGTHGFTCDPSLGTFYLSHENMKIPDNGSIYSINEGNYLKFPQGVKKYLKYCQEIDGPTNRPYTSRYIGSLVSDFHRNLLKGGIYIYPSTASAPKGKLRLLYECNPMAFIMEQAGGRATDGFNRRIMELTPTELHQRVPFFCGSSKMVDKVEAMMEEYSSEEK, encoded by the coding sequence ATGATTACGCTCGGTGAATACATTATTAAAAAGCAGCATGAATCTCCAGAGGCGACAGGAGAATTATCATCTATATTAGGCGCAATTCGGTTAGCGACCAAAGTTGTTAATAGAGACATAAATAAAGCTGGATTAGTTGATATTATTGGCGCAACGGGTGTGGAAAATGTGCAGGGTGAAGTCCAGCAAAAAATGGATTTATACGCTAATGACGTTTTTAAAGCGGCATTAGAAGCGCGTGGTGAAGTTTGTGGTGTGGCATCCGAGGAAGAAGATGAGTTTGTTTCCTTTAATGATCAACGCTGTATAAACAGTAAATATGTTGTATTGATGGATCCGCTGGACGGCTCTTCAAATATTGATGTTAATGTATCGGTTGGAACCATTTTCTCCATTTATCGCCGTATTAGCGAGCCGGGCAAGCCAGCAATCTTAGAAGACTTCCTACAACCAGGAACTGAACAGGTTGCCGCCGGATATGTTATATACGGTTCGTCAACTATGTTAGTTTATACAACTGGATATGGTACACACGGCTTTACCTGCGATCCTTCACTGGGTACTTTTTACCTTTCACATGAAAATATGAAAATTCCAGATAACGGTTCAATTTACTCGATCAATGAAGGTAACTATCTGAAGTTTCCACAGGGTGTAAAAAAATATTTAAAATACTGTCAAGAAATTGATGGCCCAACAAACCGCCCTTACACATCTCGTTATATTGGTTCTTTAGTTTCTGATTTTCACCGAAATTTGCTTAAGGGCGGCATTTACATCTACCCTTCTACGGCCTCCGCACCAAAAGGTAAGCTAAGATTATTATACGAATGTAACCCGATGGCATTTATAATGGAACAGGCTGGCGGAAGAGCAACCGATGGTTTTAACCGCCGCATTATGGAGCTAACACCAACCGAGTTGCACCAGCGAGTGCCATTTTTCTGTGGTAGTTCTAAAATGGTCGATAAAGTAGAAGCAATGATGGAAGAGTATTCTTCAGAAGAAAAATAA
- a CDS encoding lipocalin family protein translates to MRIILIAVIAFLQFGCTGVAKDIKPVEGLQTEKYLGLWYEIARLDHSFERGMSNVKAEYSLREDGGIKVLNSGYSSEEKEWTTAEGKAYFVDEKNKGHLKVSFFGPFYGSYVIFKLDKINYQYAYVTSYSKDYLWLLARTATVTEAVKQDFIKTAKINGFATDQLIFVDQQSVLNEAEKGGITKE, encoded by the coding sequence ATGCGTATAATTTTGATCGCTGTGATTGCTTTTTTACAGTTTGGCTGTACCGGGGTAGCAAAGGATATCAAACCCGTCGAAGGGCTGCAGACTGAGAAATATTTAGGTCTATGGTATGAGATTGCCCGTTTGGATCACTCATTTGAAAGAGGGATGTCGAATGTTAAGGCCGAATATTCATTGCGAGAAGATGGCGGGATAAAGGTCTTAAATAGTGGTTACTCAAGCGAAGAAAAAGAATGGACAACGGCTGAAGGAAAAGCCTATTTTGTCGATGAGAAAAACAAAGGTCACCTAAAAGTATCATTTTTCGGTCCGTTTTACGGCTCTTATGTGATTTTTAAACTAGATAAAATAAATTACCAGTATGCTTATGTGACAAGCTACAGCAAAGATTATTTATGGTTATTAGCAAGAACAGCAACGGTAACAGAAGCTGTTAAACAAGATTTTATAAAGACCGCCAAAATAAACGGTTTTGCAACGGATCAACTGATTTTTGTTGATCAACAAAGCGTGCTCAATGAAGCTGAGAAAGGTGGAATTACGAAAGAATAA
- a CDS encoding DUF2860 domain-containing protein — MRKLLPVVISSILLSNFLAAEVAANSAPAVQPLAEKAGWEFTLGINLGYSAGRSQLNTNNDNAVNENLNNNGQAISKPFIFPTARAQYTFTELKTQIFAGDSREKISTAKFQYELGITHLFNNSSEMTVAYFPQMLSFNDAWQDPYLTGSTRTTTDENAQGGRFALTRIAGSTITLKYAFAFTAIENEHSGQSLGLNAKQLTMLQRDSLYQRAEIETMYSIAPGIFFKPALQYTTRSADGEAHNFDQYGLQLSLLVFKGRHSLITTLNTGIKKFAVENPAFNEKQNTVNAGLFSVYSYDQALNWQPLSFNLLAGYTKEDSDINFYDSEGFFTSTGITYQF, encoded by the coding sequence ATGCGTAAATTGTTACCGGTTGTCATATCAAGTATTTTGTTAAGCAATTTTCTGGCCGCTGAGGTCGCCGCAAATTCAGCACCAGCGGTACAACCACTTGCTGAGAAAGCGGGCTGGGAGTTCACTCTGGGCATCAATTTAGGTTACAGCGCTGGTCGCTCACAATTAAATACCAATAATGATAACGCAGTCAATGAGAATCTTAACAATAACGGTCAGGCTATCAGTAAGCCATTTATATTTCCCACAGCCCGCGCACAGTATACTTTTACAGAATTAAAAACGCAGATATTTGCAGGGGACAGCCGCGAAAAAATTTCGACAGCCAAGTTTCAATATGAACTGGGGATCACCCACTTATTTAATAACAGCAGCGAAATGACGGTCGCTTATTTTCCGCAAATGCTATCTTTCAATGATGCCTGGCAGGATCCCTATTTAACCGGCAGTACACGAACAACAACGGACGAAAATGCGCAGGGCGGGCGATTTGCTTTAACCCGCATTGCAGGCAGTACAATTACCCTTAAATATGCCTTTGCCTTTACAGCGATAGAAAATGAACACAGCGGACAAAGTTTAGGATTGAATGCTAAGCAGTTGACCATGCTACAGCGTGACAGCTTGTATCAGCGCGCTGAAATAGAAACCATGTATTCGATCGCACCCGGCATATTTTTCAAACCCGCACTGCAATACACAACAAGGTCTGCCGATGGTGAAGCACATAACTTTGATCAATATGGACTGCAGTTAAGCCTTCTGGTTTTTAAAGGCAGACACAGCTTAATTACTACCCTCAATACCGGCATTAAAAAGTTTGCCGTTGAAAATCCGGCTTTTAATGAAAAACAGAATACCGTGAATGCAGGACTCTTTTCTGTTTATAGCTATGACCAGGCGCTTAACTGGCAACCATTAAGTTTTAATCTACTGGCCGGTTACACAAAAGAAGACTCTGATATCAATTTTTACGATAGCGAAGGTTTCTTTACGTCGACCGGCATCACCTATCAGTTTTAA
- a CDS encoding DUF2860 family protein: MSFNLLAGYTKEDSDINFYDSEGFFTSTGITYQF, encoded by the coding sequence ATCAGTTTTAATCTACTGGCCGGTTACACAAAAGAAGACTCTGATATCAATTTTTACGATAGCGAAGGTTTCTTTACGTCGACCGGCATCACCTATCAGTTTTAA
- a CDS encoding DUF2860 family protein encodes MAKVSLRRPASPISFNLLAGYKKKDSDIDFYDTKGFFMSTGITYQF; translated from the coding sequence ATAGCGAAGGTTTCTTTACGTCGACCGGCATCACCTATCAGTTTTAATCTACTGGCGGGTTACAAAAAAAAGGACTCTGATATCGACTTTTACGATACTAAAGGTTTCTTTATGTCGACCGGCATCACCTATCAGTTTTAA
- a CDS encoding DUF2860 family protein → MAGYKKKDSDIDFYDTKGFFMSTGITYQF, encoded by the coding sequence CTGGCGGGTTACAAAAAAAAGGACTCTGATATCGACTTTTACGATACTAAAGGTTTCTTTATGTCGACCGGCATCACCTATCAGTTTTAA
- a CDS encoding DUF2860 family protein yields MAGYTKEDSDIDFYDSEGLFTSTGITYQF; encoded by the coding sequence CTGGCGGGTTACACAAAAGAAGACTCTGATATCGACTTTTACGATAGCGAAGGTTTATTTACATCGACCGGCATAACCTATCAGTTTTAA
- a CDS encoding DUF2860 family protein — protein sequence MLAGYTKEDSDIDFYDSEGLFTSTGITYQF from the coding sequence ATACTGGCGGGTTACACAAAAGAAGACTCTGATATCGACTTTTACGATAGCGAAGGTTTATTTACGTCGACCGGCATCACCTATCAGTTTTAA
- a CDS encoding DUF2860 family protein produces the protein MGYKKEGSDIDFYDTKGLFISTGLSYQF, from the coding sequence GTGGGTTACAAAAAAGAGGGCTCTGATATCGACTTTTACGATACTAAGGGTTTATTTATATCGACCGGTTTAAGCTATCAATTTTAA
- the flgA gene encoding flagellar basal body P-ring formation chaperone FlgA has protein sequence MRRILILLLAFLASYSSALEVSQLTTIVKKQINTDSATFARKMDWQEYRYSSTLRIPPSLKKLEDCLSPVIISLAAANAINRVSYKVTCDNTVKQHKWSVNIVANINYYMAVATTASSLPRGHSLQPEDIVFREQRIRNNDYYPNVAGLAGKKTKRKLRAGSIIKKKDIIIEYAVIRKSEVSIIFKQDSFSLSTLGIALKSGQLGDLIKVKNKRSGNIITTTVIGKNKVSVESK, from the coding sequence GTGAGACGAATTTTAATTCTGCTTTTAGCCTTTTTAGCGAGTTATTCTTCGGCCCTTGAAGTTTCGCAGCTCACGACTATTGTAAAAAAACAGATCAATACCGACAGCGCTACGTTTGCCCGGAAAATGGATTGGCAGGAATACCGTTACAGCAGTACGCTGCGTATTCCGCCATCATTAAAAAAACTTGAGGATTGTTTGTCGCCTGTCATTATTAGTCTGGCGGCAGCTAATGCTATTAACCGCGTCAGCTATAAAGTGACATGTGATAATACGGTTAAGCAACACAAATGGTCAGTCAATATTGTCGCCAATATTAATTATTATATGGCGGTTGCTACCACTGCTTCATCATTACCCCGTGGGCATTCCCTGCAGCCTGAGGATATTGTCTTTCGTGAACAGAGAATAAGAAATAATGATTATTATCCGAATGTTGCCGGTCTTGCGGGGAAAAAAACAAAACGCAAATTACGTGCAGGCAGCATTATAAAAAAGAAAGATATAATCATAGAATATGCGGTAATACGAAAATCTGAAGTGAGCATTATATTCAAGCAGGATTCTTTTTCTTTGAGTACCCTTGGTATCGCGCTTAAATCAGGCCAGCTTGGTGATTTAATCAAGGTCAAAAATAAACGTTCGGGTAATATTATTACCACCACGGTGATCGGCAAAAATAAAGTGTCCGTTGAGTCCAAATAG
- the parM gene encoding plasmid segregation protein ParM domain-containing protein has product MLTISVDDGSTNVKISWFDGTKIETIISPNSFRKGWKSAALRADKVISNYLVGETKYTYDITSDKALETTHIDYQYSDLNLLSVHHALLKTGLKPQKIKIVATLPITAYYNADDCQKNEGNIQRKKDNLMRTLVLNKGKVFNIAAVEVMPESVPAVLSTLLESNVNEFSRSLVIDIGGTTVDSAVIVGQFDEISSVYGNTEIGVGLVTNTARQALANADSDASYLVANELIKNRHDSEFVKEVINDLSQVDVVLKKIEDRINELGQTVAEEMKKFCKNPNRVYIVGGGAPLVYDAVKAAYSVLGDRVIILENAQIALAKENMLYALSDGEEESVV; this is encoded by the coding sequence ATGCTTACGATTTCAGTCGATGACGGCAGTACAAATGTAAAAATTTCCTGGTTTGACGGTACAAAAATAGAGACAATTATCAGTCCGAATTCATTTCGTAAAGGCTGGAAAAGTGCGGCACTGCGTGCCGATAAAGTGATCTCCAATTATTTAGTCGGGGAAACAAAATATACTTATGATATTACTTCGGATAAAGCCCTGGAGACAACACATATTGATTATCAGTATTCAGATCTTAATTTATTGTCAGTACACCATGCTTTATTAAAGACTGGCCTTAAGCCGCAGAAGATTAAGATTGTCGCGACGCTGCCGATTACCGCTTATTATAATGCCGATGACTGCCAAAAAAATGAAGGGAATATCCAGCGCAAAAAAGATAATCTGATGCGCACTCTGGTGCTCAATAAAGGTAAGGTTTTTAATATAGCTGCCGTCGAGGTTATGCCGGAAAGTGTGCCCGCGGTACTTTCAACTTTATTGGAATCAAATGTTAATGAATTTAGCCGCTCTTTAGTTATTGATATAGGTGGTACAACGGTTGATAGCGCTGTGATAGTGGGGCAGTTTGATGAAATATCAAGTGTTTACGGCAACACTGAAATTGGCGTCGGGCTGGTGACTAATACCGCGAGACAAGCTCTGGCAAATGCCGACAGCGATGCATCTTATCTGGTGGCCAACGAGCTGATTAAAAACCGTCACGATAGTGAATTTGTAAAAGAAGTGATTAATGACTTGAGTCAAGTTGATGTTGTACTGAAAAAAATCGAAGATCGGATTAACGAACTGGGTCAGACTGTTGCCGAAGAAATGAAGAAATTCTGCAAAAATCCAAATCGTGTTTATATTGTTGGCGGAGGAGCACCCCTCGTATATGATGCAGTAAAAGCGGCTTATTCTGTACTTGGCGATCGGGTCATTATTCTTGAGAATGCACAGATAGCACTCGCTAAAGAAAATATGCTGTATGCCTTAAGTGATGGTGAAGAAGAAAGTGTAGTATAA